In the Acidovorax sp. A79 genome, one interval contains:
- a CDS encoding FAD-dependent oxidoreductase: MPNKSQPTVPETDVLIVGGGPCGLMLANELGRRGVRCLVVDAKPDTAFNPQANATQARTMEHFRRLGFASEIRSLGLPADHPTDIAYFTRYARHELSRISLPTAAEALVKIKSMTGSWSAAELPHRVSQKFVEQALRRHAQAWPSAKVRYGWTLEDFAEEEDTVSAAVRPTTGGPAQEVKAKYLVGADGARSFVRRQLGIEWGGVTGIQREFMGGKMFAVYLRAPTFLSVLQHPKAWMYVAVNAQRRAFMASVDGVSEYAFHAALRPGENADHWTQDDARRVFAEAVGVELPIEILSMGTWLAGHALVAQSFQRGRVFIAGDAAHLFTPTGGLGYNTAVEDAVNLGWKLASVVRGHAPAKLLDSYEAERKPLAERNTGYARRFADSVGLFVAQSALDEASDQGDAERELAARYFDQHARLEFNIPGVTFGGRYDGSPIIVSDGAALPPDEPNTYTPTASPGGRPPHAWLDDGRSLFDLFHSEWTLLVLGPEVPSTTAFEAAAQVLSVDLRIVRLPQASLSALYEAPLALIRPDQIVAWRGTTAEDAAAVLKCVTGR, encoded by the coding sequence ATGCCCAACAAATCCCAACCGACCGTGCCCGAGACCGATGTTCTGATCGTCGGCGGTGGCCCCTGCGGCCTGATGCTTGCCAATGAATTGGGCCGCCGTGGAGTGCGCTGCCTGGTGGTGGATGCCAAGCCCGACACAGCCTTCAACCCGCAAGCCAACGCCACCCAGGCCCGTACGATGGAGCATTTCCGGCGCCTGGGGTTCGCCAGCGAGATCCGCTCGCTCGGACTGCCCGCGGATCACCCGACCGATATCGCCTACTTCACGCGCTATGCGCGGCACGAGCTTTCACGCATCAGCCTGCCCACCGCAGCCGAGGCGCTCGTCAAGATCAAGTCCATGACTGGTTCGTGGAGTGCTGCGGAACTACCGCACCGCGTATCGCAGAAATTCGTGGAGCAGGCCCTGCGCCGGCATGCGCAGGCTTGGCCATCGGCCAAGGTACGCTATGGCTGGACGCTGGAGGATTTCGCCGAGGAGGAAGACACCGTGAGTGCGGCGGTCCGCCCTACCACCGGCGGCCCTGCGCAGGAGGTGAAGGCAAAGTACTTGGTCGGCGCCGACGGTGCGCGTAGTTTCGTGCGCCGCCAGTTGGGCATCGAATGGGGCGGCGTCACCGGCATCCAGCGCGAGTTTATGGGCGGCAAGATGTTCGCCGTCTACCTGCGCGCGCCGACCTTTCTGTCTGTGCTGCAACACCCCAAGGCCTGGATGTACGTCGCAGTGAATGCCCAGCGGCGAGCCTTCATGGCCTCGGTCGATGGCGTGTCCGAGTATGCCTTCCACGCCGCGCTTCGACCCGGAGAGAATGCGGACCACTGGACGCAAGACGATGCCCGCCGCGTCTTCGCTGAAGCCGTGGGCGTAGAGCTTCCGATCGAAATCCTTTCGATGGGGACTTGGCTGGCGGGTCACGCGCTCGTTGCCCAGAGCTTCCAGCGGGGCCGCGTGTTCATTGCAGGGGATGCGGCACACCTGTTCACTCCGACAGGCGGCCTTGGATACAACACGGCCGTCGAAGATGCGGTGAACCTGGGCTGGAAGCTCGCCAGCGTGGTGCGCGGCCATGCGCCCGCGAAGCTGCTGGACAGTTATGAAGCCGAGCGCAAGCCGCTGGCCGAACGCAACACCGGCTATGCAAGACGTTTTGCCGATTCGGTGGGCCTGTTCGTCGCCCAGTCCGCGCTTGATGAGGCTTCAGATCAGGGCGATGCCGAGCGTGAACTCGCGGCCCGGTACTTCGACCAACATGCCCGGCTCGAATTCAACATCCCCGGCGTCACATTCGGAGGCCGCTACGACGGCTCGCCCATCATTGTCAGCGATGGCGCGGCACTGCCGCCCGACGAACCGAACACCTACACGCCCACCGCGAGCCCGGGCGGGCGGCCACCGCATGCCTGGCTGGACGATGGGCGGTCGCTTTTTGACCTCTTCCACAGTGAATGGACCCTGCTCGTATTGGGGCCAGAGGTGCCTTCCACGACCGCCTTCGAAGCCGCCGCGCAGGTGCTTTCAGTGGACCTGCGCATCGTGCGGCTACCGCAGGCGTCGCTGAGCGCGTTGTACGAGGCGCCGCTGGCACTGATCCGCCCCGACCAGATCGTCGCATGGCGGGGCACGACCGCGGAGGACGCGGCAGCCGTTCTGAAGTGCGTCACAGGCCGATGA
- a CDS encoding nuclear transport factor 2 family protein, with amino-acid sequence MRTSKLFYAALIVASLSAPAFAQTAVTPHPDHASLLSSADTRLAANKRLVYDFWREVFEAGQVSAADKYVAESYIQHNPNVPDGRAAMVGFISRRNPTPKPVEAHVKAPLVSIVAERDIVVLSFVREYADPKDVSRKYTTTWFDMFRIENGKIAEHWDSALRQ; translated from the coding sequence ATGCGCACATCTAAACTTTTCTACGCTGCCTTGATCGTTGCCAGCCTCTCGGCACCTGCGTTCGCCCAGACTGCGGTGACCCCTCACCCAGATCACGCTTCGCTACTGAGCAGCGCGGACACCAGGCTCGCTGCGAACAAGCGCCTTGTCTATGACTTCTGGCGAGAGGTTTTCGAGGCCGGCCAGGTATCGGCTGCAGATAAGTACGTCGCCGAGTCCTACATCCAGCACAACCCGAACGTCCCCGACGGCCGCGCGGCCATGGTCGGATTCATCTCGCGCAGGAATCCCACGCCGAAGCCGGTCGAGGCACACGTGAAGGCGCCTCTGGTCTCTATCGTGGCCGAGCGGGACATCGTGGTGCTGAGCTTCGTCCGGGAGTATGCCGACCCCAAGGATGTGTCCCGCAAATACACGACGACCTGGTTCGACATGTTCCGCATCGAAAACGGCAAGATCGCGGAGCACTGGGACTCGGCTTTGCGTCAATAA
- a CDS encoding Bug family tripartite tricarboxylate transporter substrate binding protein, whose translation MKLLPATFLFAVSLGMGTLAYAQSWPAKPIKIVVNFAPGGAADQLARLIAPPLHEVLGQPVLVENRGGAGGNLGAEFVAKSPADGYTFLMASGGTVSINPHLYQKMSFDPAKDLVPVASVARVPFYLVVRADSPVKDFKGLIADLKAHPGQRSFGSPGNGSSPHLAAEMMKSETGTFAVHVPYRGAAPALTDLLGGQINFLFDPGIALQHVKTGKLRMLAVGSPQRAPQVPDVPTLDELGLKGFDADAVFGLYAPAGTPQTVIDGVNMEVNRVLNTAATKERIVAAGNVALPLKPAEFGRKGAEDFRRFGQLIRERKIQAD comes from the coding sequence ATGAAACTCCTGCCGGCAACCTTCCTGTTCGCGGTCAGCCTTGGTATGGGCACGCTCGCGTACGCCCAGAGCTGGCCAGCGAAGCCGATCAAAATCGTCGTCAACTTCGCGCCCGGCGGTGCTGCGGACCAGTTGGCCAGGCTCATCGCTCCACCACTGCACGAGGTGCTGGGGCAGCCGGTCCTGGTGGAGAACCGAGGTGGTGCGGGCGGCAATCTGGGCGCAGAGTTCGTCGCCAAATCTCCGGCCGATGGCTACACCTTCCTCATGGCCTCCGGCGGTACGGTGTCGATCAACCCGCATCTGTACCAGAAGATGTCATTTGACCCGGCGAAGGACTTGGTGCCGGTGGCATCGGTCGCCCGTGTTCCGTTCTACCTGGTGGTACGTGCCGACAGTCCGGTGAAGGACTTCAAGGGGTTGATCGCCGATCTGAAAGCACACCCCGGCCAACGCTCCTTCGGTTCGCCGGGCAATGGCAGCTCGCCGCACCTGGCTGCGGAGATGATGAAAAGCGAGACGGGTACGTTTGCCGTGCACGTTCCCTACCGCGGCGCGGCGCCGGCCTTGACGGACCTCCTGGGCGGGCAGATCAACTTCCTGTTCGATCCCGGCATCGCCCTCCAGCATGTAAAGACCGGCAAATTGCGCATGCTGGCGGTCGGCAGCCCCCAGCGGGCGCCCCAGGTGCCGGATGTGCCAACGCTTGATGAGCTGGGGCTCAAGGGCTTCGATGCCGATGCAGTGTTTGGCCTCTACGCACCCGCGGGTACTCCGCAGACTGTGATCGACGGGGTCAACATGGAAGTCAATCGCGTACTGAATACGGCTGCGACGAAGGAGCGCATTGTCGCCGCCGGCAACGTGGCATTGCCGCTGAAACCAGCGGAGTTTGGGCGCAAGGGTGCGGAGGACTTCCGGCGCTTCGGCCAATTGATCCGCGAACGAAAGATACAGGCTGACTGA
- a CDS encoding amino acid ABC transporter permease codes for MTSSLFGDMLLLLGGLGRTLLVSAIGIALGLLLGMVFGAVRHARIPVLSQLIGVYCNLFRCTPLLVQVVMLYFALPDMGIRLTPFETSWLALGLWGGAYHTEIFRAGYGAVNPNEVLAARALGMSAPRSFLDVTVPLGLRTSIPSATTMVITQFRSSSFMIAVGYQELTYVANRMVADTFKVFEVFGIAALAYLVVSSLIAIASRRIERMVAVPGLGVAK; via the coding sequence ATGACATCTTCTCTATTTGGCGACATGCTGTTGTTGCTCGGGGGCCTTGGACGTACCTTGCTTGTTAGCGCTATTGGCATCGCACTCGGGCTTCTCCTGGGAATGGTGTTTGGTGCGGTGAGGCATGCCCGCATCCCGGTGCTCTCCCAGTTGATTGGCGTCTACTGCAATTTGTTCCGTTGCACGCCGCTATTGGTACAGGTTGTGATGCTGTACTTCGCCCTTCCCGACATGGGCATCCGACTCACCCCGTTCGAGACGTCTTGGCTGGCACTCGGACTGTGGGGGGGCGCGTACCACACCGAAATCTTCAGAGCCGGCTATGGGGCGGTGAATCCGAATGAGGTTCTGGCAGCCCGTGCGCTGGGTATGTCTGCCCCTCGCTCCTTCCTCGATGTGACGGTACCTCTGGGCCTTCGCACTTCAATTCCGTCCGCGACGACGATGGTCATCACTCAGTTTCGCTCGTCATCTTTCATGATTGCTGTCGGCTACCAGGAGCTCACGTACGTGGCCAATCGGATGGTTGCAGACACATTCAAGGTGTTCGAGGTGTTCGGTATTGCAGCCCTGGCCTATTTGGTGGTGTCGAGCCTTATCGCAATCGCATCTAGGCGCATCGAACGCATGGTCGCAGTACCTGGATTGGGAGTCGCGAAATGA
- a CDS encoding winged helix-turn-helix transcriptional regulator, producing the protein MTQHELGASPHCPIRDVLDRMGDRWSMLVLFKLEANGTLRFSALNALIPDVSKRMLAITLRRLEQDGLVVRTVFPTVPPRVDYALTDLGTSFLAPMHGLLDWAKKNQASVYAARAAYIPPQAQLAL; encoded by the coding sequence ATGACGCAGCACGAACTCGGCGCCTCGCCCCATTGCCCGATCCGCGATGTTCTGGATCGAATGGGGGACCGTTGGAGCATGCTCGTGCTGTTCAAGCTGGAGGCGAACGGCACGCTTCGGTTTTCCGCGTTGAATGCGCTAATTCCCGATGTATCCAAGCGGATGCTGGCCATCACCCTGCGCCGGCTGGAGCAGGATGGTCTGGTGGTGCGCACGGTGTTTCCCACGGTACCTCCACGTGTGGACTACGCCCTTACGGATTTGGGCACATCGTTTCTGGCTCCCATGCATGGATTGCTTGACTGGGCGAAGAAGAACCAGGCATCGGTGTACGCGGCACGGGCGGCCTACATTCCGCCACAAGCCCAACTGGCCCTGTAG
- a CDS encoding maleylacetate reductase produces MNEFIYNGQPSRVVFGAGALKHLEREIELLGARRALVLSTPEQQSQAQMVADRLGNRAAGIFPRAVMHVPMETAREAREDARRLGADCAIAIGGGSTTGLGKAIALESGLPILAIPTTYAGSEMTPIYGITEAGLKKTGKDPRVLPRTVIYDPELTLTLPVAMSVTSGMNAIAHAAEGLYAQDSNPVMDLMAEEGIRAIARALPVIRQQADDVAARGDALYGAWLCGTVLGNVGMALHHKLCHTLGGSFNLPHAEVHTIVLPHAIAFNSEAAPQAMDRMVRALGATNRASAAAGLFDLASDNGAPVALKDIGMQAADLDHAADLAVRNPYWNPRRFGPAQHGEIRLLLQRAYEGVRPD; encoded by the coding sequence ATGAATGAATTCATCTACAACGGCCAGCCTTCGCGCGTGGTGTTTGGCGCAGGCGCCCTGAAGCACCTGGAACGAGAAATCGAATTGTTGGGAGCACGCCGGGCACTGGTGCTGTCGACACCAGAACAGCAAAGCCAGGCGCAAATGGTGGCAGACCGGCTCGGGAATCGCGCTGCGGGCATCTTTCCGCGAGCCGTGATGCACGTGCCGATGGAAACGGCCCGTGAAGCGCGGGAGGACGCGCGTCGGTTGGGGGCCGATTGCGCGATTGCCATTGGTGGCGGTTCCACCACGGGCCTGGGCAAGGCTATCGCATTGGAGTCGGGTTTGCCCATTTTGGCGATTCCCACCACCTATGCCGGTAGCGAGATGACGCCGATCTACGGTATCACGGAAGCGGGACTTAAGAAGACCGGCAAAGACCCGCGCGTGCTGCCGCGCACGGTCATCTACGACCCGGAGCTGACCCTGACCCTGCCCGTGGCAATGAGCGTGACCAGCGGCATGAACGCAATTGCGCACGCTGCCGAGGGCTTGTATGCACAAGACAGCAATCCGGTGATGGACCTGATGGCCGAAGAAGGTATTCGGGCCATCGCACGGGCCCTACCCGTCATTCGGCAACAGGCCGACGACGTGGCGGCACGCGGTGATGCACTGTATGGTGCCTGGCTGTGTGGGACGGTGCTGGGCAACGTGGGCATGGCCTTGCACCACAAGCTGTGCCACACCTTGGGCGGTAGCTTCAACCTGCCACATGCCGAGGTGCACACCATCGTTTTACCGCATGCCATCGCGTTCAATTCCGAGGCCGCGCCACAAGCCATGGACCGCATGGTCCGAGCCCTCGGGGCCACCAACCGTGCCAGCGCTGCGGCAGGGCTGTTCGATCTGGCTAGTGACAACGGAGCGCCAGTGGCCCTCAAAGACATCGGCATGCAGGCGGCAGACCTGGACCATGCGGCAGACCTTGCAGTACGCAACCCTTACTGGAACCCGCGCCGCTTCGGCCCGGCGCAGCACGGCGAAATACGCCTGTTGCTGCAACGCGCATACGAAGGGGTGCGGCCGGACTGA
- a CDS encoding Dabb family protein — MIRHIVMWKVRGSTPEEKQASIELVRNGFHGLRGLIPGLIHLEIGIDTSRVGYACDVVLYSEFESQAALDAYANHPEHLRVRDELVGIRFERYQVDYGVVQGARI, encoded by the coding sequence ATGATCCGTCACATCGTGATGTGGAAAGTGCGCGGTAGCACCCCTGAGGAAAAGCAGGCCAGTATTGAACTCGTGCGCAATGGGTTTCATGGATTGAGGGGGCTCATTCCCGGCTTGATCCATCTGGAGATCGGTATCGACACGAGCCGGGTGGGCTACGCATGCGACGTCGTGCTGTACAGCGAGTTCGAGTCGCAAGCGGCATTGGATGCGTACGCGAACCACCCCGAGCATCTGCGGGTGAGAGACGAACTGGTCGGCATCCGCTTTGAGCGGTACCAGGTCGACTATGGGGTGGTGCAAGGGGCGCGTATATGA
- a CDS encoding intradiol ring-cleavage dioxygenase — protein MRNLDHNTITDAVLARQAAAADPRFTRIMTSLVTHLHAFAREVQLTEEEWFKGIEFLTRCGHITDDKRQEFILLSDVLGLSMLTVAMNNDKPAGCTEATVFGPFHVEGAPHYELGGDIANGARGIPCLVRGTVRGIGGESVPGAHLDVWQSDEDGLYDVQHADIDHAQARGILHADSEGAYHFRSILAVPYAIPHDGPVGDLLKAAGRHPWRPAHLHFMVKAEGYETLITHVFRSNDPYLDSDAVFGVRQSLVADWALQPDGSYIVEYDLVLNPTTSKPTMPLRDGALD, from the coding sequence ATGCGCAATCTTGACCACAATACCATCACCGACGCCGTGCTAGCGCGCCAGGCCGCGGCGGCGGACCCACGCTTCACGCGGATCATGACCAGCCTCGTGACCCACCTGCACGCATTTGCGAGGGAGGTGCAGCTCACCGAAGAAGAGTGGTTCAAAGGCATCGAATTTCTCACGCGCTGCGGTCATATCACCGACGACAAGCGCCAGGAATTCATTCTGCTGTCTGATGTGCTAGGACTGTCCATGCTGACGGTGGCGATGAACAACGACAAGCCTGCAGGCTGCACCGAAGCCACGGTGTTCGGGCCCTTCCACGTGGAGGGAGCGCCGCACTATGAGCTCGGCGGCGACATCGCCAACGGTGCCCGGGGCATTCCCTGTCTGGTTCGCGGAACGGTGCGCGGCATCGGGGGGGAGTCCGTACCAGGCGCCCATCTGGATGTCTGGCAGTCCGACGAAGACGGTCTGTACGATGTGCAGCACGCCGATATCGACCATGCGCAGGCGCGCGGAATCCTGCATGCCGATTCCGAAGGGGCTTACCATTTCCGATCCATCCTGGCCGTGCCCTATGCCATCCCGCACGATGGCCCGGTGGGGGATCTGCTGAAAGCAGCAGGGCGCCATCCGTGGAGGCCCGCCCACCTGCACTTCATGGTCAAGGCCGAGGGCTACGAAACACTCATCACGCATGTGTTCCGAAGCAACGATCCCTACCTCGATTCCGACGCCGTATTCGGCGTGCGCCAGTCGCTGGTGGCCGACTGGGCGCTTCAGCCCGACGGCAGCTACATCGTCGAGTACGACCTCGTGCTCAATCCAACCACATCGAAGCCGACCATGCCCCTGCGGGATGGCGCCCTGGACTGA
- a CDS encoding transporter substrate-binding domain-containing protein: MKTIVSASIVALCALSSVHTQAAAPKVDVPLPPEVKAAGFLTVGINCTYPPAGYVGIDGKPAGYEYTMVKRVAEAAFGSGDGLKTQCVNDSNRIPFLQSGKIDLILASLAFTPARAEQLDYSSPIWVSNLQLIVPKDSKVADYGDLAGKTVVTPTGSTYQTWLQKCYPQANLVTVQTAAEGSTMLSQGRTDAFAYIDVYGFNYAQMQKNYKVVGTLAASAIQGIGVRKGNKPMLDWVNAVIEQMRQEDAFFKAFSQEVKDPTFVAKYRNIVPGPTTQLDYAKSGALDCLK; encoded by the coding sequence ATGAAAACTATCGTCTCGGCGTCCATCGTCGCACTTTGCGCGCTCTCTTCCGTCCACACCCAGGCTGCGGCTCCAAAGGTCGACGTTCCCCTGCCGCCAGAGGTGAAGGCCGCTGGATTTCTGACGGTCGGCATCAACTGCACATACCCGCCGGCTGGCTACGTGGGCATCGATGGAAAACCTGCCGGGTACGAGTACACCATGGTCAAGCGTGTTGCCGAGGCGGCGTTCGGCAGCGGCGATGGGCTGAAGACGCAATGCGTGAACGACAGCAACCGCATTCCCTTCCTGCAATCAGGAAAGATTGACCTCATCCTCGCCTCCCTCGCATTCACGCCTGCTCGCGCCGAGCAGCTGGACTATTCCTCGCCCATCTGGGTCAGCAATCTCCAGCTGATTGTTCCCAAGGATTCCAAAGTCGCAGACTACGGAGACTTGGCTGGGAAGACTGTGGTCACGCCAACAGGGAGCACGTATCAAACCTGGCTGCAGAAGTGCTACCCCCAAGCCAATCTGGTCACCGTTCAGACCGCCGCTGAAGGCTCGACCATGCTGTCTCAGGGGCGAACAGATGCTTTCGCGTACATCGATGTCTATGGATTCAACTACGCGCAGATGCAGAAGAACTACAAGGTTGTTGGAACGCTGGCTGCGTCGGCCATCCAAGGCATCGGGGTGCGCAAAGGCAACAAGCCGATGCTGGACTGGGTGAATGCAGTGATTGAGCAGATGCGCCAGGAAGACGCATTCTTCAAGGCGTTCAGTCAAGAAGTGAAGGACCCAACCTTCGTTGCCAAGTACCGCAACATCGTGCCCGGGCCCACCACCCAACTCGACTATGCCAAGAGTGGCGCTTTGGACTGCCTGAAATAA
- a CDS encoding NAD(P)/FAD-dependent oxidoreductase, with protein MLSTVQKSPSSSDTNGTSGVRRHRVVIVGGGAAGMELATGLGRNTAFAVTLVDKARTHVWKPKLHEIAAGSMDVGRHEVGYLAHARRHGYTFRVGALESVDRVTKTVSVAAYVDQFGEQVTPSRSFAYDTLVVAVGSQSNDFGTPGVGAHALRLESLGDAVRFNRRLTNACFRAQSQSGPLGAAQLRICIIGAGATGVELAAELHSAGQEIFGEAAIDSKSPKLDIHLVEAAERILPALSPKVSAAAEHLLLVKGVKVQKASRVLEIRPSSVVLADGGELHAELIVWAAGVKAPDVLSELSGLQSNRANQLVVRPTLQTTLDENIFAIGDCAACSRADGKGLVPPRAQAAHQQAVFLASSLEDRVAGRPLPHYEYRDFGSLISLGARSTVGTLMGGLIGRGMFVEGMMAKAMYTSLYKSHEIALHGWRRVGMESVARLLLPSSGARVKLH; from the coding sequence ATGTTGAGCACTGTCCAGAAGAGCCCGTCGTCCTCGGACACCAATGGCACCTCAGGCGTCAGACGACATCGGGTTGTGATTGTTGGTGGTGGGGCCGCAGGCATGGAGCTCGCCACCGGGCTTGGTCGCAATACCGCCTTTGCGGTCACGCTGGTCGACAAGGCAAGAACCCACGTCTGGAAGCCGAAACTACATGAGATTGCCGCTGGAAGTATGGACGTAGGCCGTCATGAAGTTGGCTACCTGGCACACGCTCGCCGGCATGGCTACACCTTCCGCGTGGGCGCTTTGGAAAGCGTGGACCGAGTGACGAAGACCGTCTCTGTGGCGGCATATGTCGACCAGTTCGGTGAGCAAGTGACCCCAAGCAGGTCGTTCGCGTACGACACGCTGGTGGTTGCAGTCGGCAGCCAGAGCAATGACTTCGGCACGCCTGGGGTGGGCGCCCACGCGCTACGGCTGGAGTCGCTTGGCGATGCCGTTCGTTTCAACCGAAGGCTAACGAACGCTTGCTTCAGAGCACAGTCACAAAGTGGCCCCCTGGGCGCGGCTCAACTTCGCATTTGCATCATTGGCGCAGGCGCAACCGGTGTCGAGTTAGCGGCGGAGTTGCACAGTGCGGGACAGGAGATTTTTGGCGAGGCAGCCATCGACAGTAAGTCCCCAAAGCTAGACATCCATCTGGTTGAAGCTGCTGAGCGAATTCTGCCTGCGCTTTCGCCGAAGGTCTCTGCGGCTGCGGAACACCTCCTACTCGTGAAAGGGGTGAAGGTTCAAAAAGCCTCCCGCGTTCTGGAGATTCGTCCTAGCTCTGTCGTGTTGGCTGATGGAGGCGAGCTTCACGCTGAACTGATCGTCTGGGCTGCCGGAGTGAAGGCACCTGATGTTCTCAGCGAGTTGTCGGGGCTGCAGTCCAATCGAGCGAACCAGCTGGTTGTTCGCCCAACTCTGCAAACGACGCTGGATGAGAACATCTTTGCTATCGGCGACTGCGCAGCCTGTTCGCGAGCCGATGGGAAGGGCCTCGTACCGCCTAGAGCTCAAGCAGCACATCAGCAGGCGGTCTTTCTTGCCTCCTCGCTTGAAGACCGTGTCGCCGGTAGGCCACTGCCCCACTATGAGTACCGAGACTTCGGCTCGTTGATATCGCTTGGCGCGCGTAGCACGGTAGGAACCCTCATGGGTGGGCTCATTGGACGAGGAATGTTTGTCGAGGGCATGATGGCCAAGGCGATGTACACATCCCTCTACAAGAGTCACGAGATTGCCCTCCATGGATGGAGACGTGTAGGCATGGAGTCTGTTGCGCGTCTGCTTCTGCCCTCTTCCGGAGCACGTGTGAAACTGCACTGA
- a CDS encoding amino acid ABC transporter permease: MSQNWVLPVASHMLSGLYVTLWVSLLATALATLMGVFIGALSSSAKRWVQVLVRLYIDIFRGVPSLITLLFVFFALPHLGVMTGPITASVLGLAVWGGANIAEVARGALSSISVRQTEAARALGLSKLQALLFAVMPQAVRRFLPPYIGQLTVLIQASALTSVVGVTDLLGSARQMIERLAYVSNDAHAVEIYCGVLAVFFAICYPLTFLSSYLEKRLRS; the protein is encoded by the coding sequence ATGAGCCAAAACTGGGTACTTCCTGTCGCCTCTCACATGTTGAGCGGGCTTTACGTCACTCTCTGGGTGTCCTTACTTGCAACCGCACTGGCGACTCTGATGGGCGTGTTCATTGGAGCACTCTCGTCGAGCGCCAAGCGCTGGGTTCAAGTCCTTGTCAGGCTCTACATCGACATCTTCCGTGGCGTTCCATCACTGATAACCCTCTTGTTCGTGTTCTTCGCGTTGCCGCATCTCGGGGTGATGACAGGGCCGATTACGGCATCGGTCCTGGGTCTTGCCGTTTGGGGTGGTGCAAACATCGCTGAAGTGGCACGAGGCGCACTGAGCTCAATTTCCGTGCGACAAACGGAAGCCGCTCGTGCCCTGGGACTGAGCAAGCTTCAGGCTCTCCTGTTCGCGGTAATGCCACAGGCAGTCCGTCGATTCCTACCGCCATACATCGGTCAGCTGACTGTCTTGATTCAAGCCAGCGCGCTCACGTCCGTCGTGGGCGTGACCGACCTGCTCGGCTCGGCCCGCCAGATGATTGAACGACTGGCCTACGTGAGCAACGACGCCCACGCTGTCGAGATTTACTGCGGAGTACTCGCCGTGTTCTTCGCAATTTGCTATCCCCTCACTTTCCTGTCCAGCTACCTCGAAAAGAGGCTTCGGTCCTGA
- a CDS encoding Bug family tripartite tricarboxylate transporter substrate binding protein, with translation MKAAFRLIFQLLALAAALAAQAPAQAQTWPSKPVRLVASFPPGTPGDVIARLIQPALQAAWKQPVVVDNKPGAGGNVAAGEVAQAKDDHTLLVGPDTVLTINPHLYRKLGFDPRQSLKPVTYFASFNQMLVCNPATGVNTLAKFTQLPPTNTYASGGPGTPSHMAMEMLLAATGTKQTHIPYRGPGLAAQDVLAGHVGCGFIVSSVVLPHVQSHRLQAVAVSSKERSVLLPAVPTVAESGHAGFDATFFETLMAPASLPAAIAEKIQHDVRTALTTPAMRARLAEMDLRVEGSTPQESEKRSREDFAKWGIVARQTQLQLD, from the coding sequence ATGAAAGCAGCATTTCGCCTCATTTTTCAGTTGCTGGCCCTTGCCGCCGCCTTGGCAGCGCAGGCCCCGGCACAGGCCCAGACCTGGCCTTCCAAGCCCGTGCGCCTTGTGGCCTCCTTCCCTCCTGGCACGCCGGGCGACGTGATCGCCCGGCTCATCCAGCCCGCACTGCAGGCGGCCTGGAAGCAACCCGTCGTCGTTGACAACAAGCCCGGCGCGGGCGGCAATGTCGCCGCAGGGGAAGTGGCCCAGGCCAAGGACGACCACACCCTGCTGGTCGGTCCCGACACGGTGCTGACGATCAACCCGCACCTGTACAGGAAGCTCGGTTTCGACCCACGGCAATCGCTCAAGCCGGTGACCTATTTCGCGAGCTTCAACCAGATGCTGGTGTGCAATCCGGCCACCGGCGTGAACACGCTCGCGAAGTTCACCCAGCTTCCCCCTACGAACACCTACGCCTCCGGCGGACCCGGCACGCCCAGCCACATGGCCATGGAAATGCTGCTGGCGGCAACGGGTACGAAACAGACGCACATCCCCTACAGGGGCCCCGGTCTAGCCGCGCAGGACGTGCTGGCGGGCCACGTGGGCTGCGGCTTCATTGTCTCCTCCGTGGTGCTGCCACACGTCCAAAGCCACCGGCTCCAGGCGGTCGCCGTCTCCAGCAAGGAGCGCTCGGTCTTGTTGCCTGCGGTGCCAACCGTGGCCGAGAGCGGCCATGCCGGCTTTGACGCGACCTTCTTCGAAACCTTGATGGCACCCGCAAGCCTGCCTGCCGCCATTGCAGAAAAGATCCAGCATGATGTCCGCACCGCGCTGACGACGCCGGCCATGAGGGCACGTCTGGCAGAAATGGATCTGCGCGTGGAGGGCAGCACGCCGCAGGAGTCCGAAAAGCGCAGCCGGGAGGACTTCGCCAAGTGGGGGATCGTTGCACGGCAGACTCAACTCCAACTGGACTGA